The Streptomyces aurantiacus genome includes a region encoding these proteins:
- a CDS encoding SCO7613 C-terminal domain-containing membrane protein, translating to MTNIPPPAEELRILDHELRQLDARRAQLLARRTWLLGVLRSAGAQAPAVWPARTPASRPERPEASAHGVQNVLLVLGGTLLTVAAIAFTLVSWGHLGIAGRSVVLGAVTLAALGAPVLLLRRGLRSTAESVAGLGLALTVLDAYALHEVAFPEVDGTGWAAAASALLAALWTAYGLRLGALRLPLPAAVAASQLPLLLGVVAAGGGDHTITAALLVTAALDTALALRVSGRAVRAVAGAGAYGTAAWGVLAAGWLSWEATGPGAAARAAALLALAAAIALGAAWRAPAARAALGLALTGGLVAVAAAGGVLRTVLPGAWTVPACLACGAALLLVRGTWLPETVRRGLWWSSASVQALAVAWALPLVTVVAIGPVGWAARVWGGAPSDARDAVTVDTPWPSGTETAPLVLAAVAVVLAPAFRAGPHRTAALSGALALAWAAVLVLPATLGLPYSAGLLTQGVITAAALAVTAYSRDRHLTGDGPAVPPVPPLPAGTRPSPVSLTALCLALLTSLHLVALSLADEAATLGVLAGMTALFAAAAVRLKQESRAVTAATSLAYAGALACATGAFLGWQPHHVALLVLVVPAVAALLAPRTGDTATTVSVEAAGAAAGLVAIGLALAEPPTLALVLALCGVIAAGTAVRADRRQAGYAAAALFVLATWVRLVSWEVGSPEAYTLPVTVPALVVGFVRRRRDAEASSWTAYGPGLSVTLVPSLIAVWGDSGWPRPLLLGAAALLVTLAGARQRLQALLVLGGGTLALVALHELAPYIAQAMGAIPRWVPPALAGLLLLALGATYEQRLRDARRVREVLGRMR from the coding sequence ATGACGAACATTCCGCCCCCGGCCGAGGAACTGCGCATCCTCGACCACGAGCTGCGGCAGCTGGACGCGCGCAGGGCCCAGTTGCTGGCCCGCCGGACCTGGCTGCTCGGCGTGCTGCGGTCGGCCGGGGCGCAGGCTCCGGCCGTCTGGCCCGCCCGCACTCCCGCGTCCCGTCCCGAACGGCCCGAGGCCTCGGCGCACGGCGTACAGAACGTGCTGCTCGTGCTCGGCGGCACCCTGCTGACCGTCGCGGCGATCGCGTTCACGCTGGTGAGCTGGGGGCACCTGGGCATCGCAGGGCGGTCCGTGGTCCTCGGCGCCGTCACCCTGGCCGCGCTCGGTGCGCCGGTGCTTCTCCTGAGGCGCGGGCTCCGCTCGACGGCCGAGTCGGTGGCGGGCCTCGGCCTGGCGCTGACGGTGCTCGACGCCTACGCCCTGCACGAGGTCGCCTTCCCCGAGGTGGACGGCACCGGCTGGGCGGCCGCGGCGTCGGCGCTCCTGGCCGCACTGTGGACGGCGTACGGCCTGCGTCTCGGCGCTCTGCGGCTGCCGCTGCCGGCGGCCGTGGCGGCATCCCAACTACCCCTGCTGCTGGGGGTGGTGGCGGCCGGCGGCGGCGACCACACGATCACGGCGGCGCTGCTGGTGACCGCCGCGCTCGACACCGCACTGGCGCTCCGGGTGTCCGGGCGGGCGGTACGCGCCGTCGCGGGAGCCGGCGCGTACGGGACCGCCGCCTGGGGCGTCCTGGCGGCCGGATGGCTGTCGTGGGAGGCCACCGGTCCGGGCGCCGCCGCCCGTGCGGCGGCGCTCCTCGCCCTCGCCGCGGCGATCGCCCTCGGGGCCGCGTGGCGGGCCCCCGCCGCTCGGGCGGCGCTCGGTCTGGCGCTGACCGGCGGTCTGGTGGCCGTCGCCGCGGCGGGCGGCGTGCTGCGCACGGTGCTGCCCGGCGCGTGGACGGTTCCGGCCTGTCTGGCCTGCGGTGCCGCGCTGCTCCTCGTGCGCGGTACCTGGCTGCCGGAGACCGTACGCCGTGGTCTGTGGTGGTCCTCCGCGAGTGTGCAGGCCCTGGCGGTGGCGTGGGCGCTGCCCCTCGTCACCGTGGTCGCCATCGGTCCGGTCGGCTGGGCGGCCCGCGTCTGGGGCGGAGCGCCGTCGGACGCCCGGGACGCGGTGACGGTCGACACGCCCTGGCCGTCGGGTACGGAGACGGCTCCGCTGGTACTGGCCGCCGTCGCGGTGGTTCTCGCGCCGGCGTTCCGCGCAGGACCGCACCGCACCGCCGCCCTGAGCGGTGCGCTCGCTCTGGCCTGGGCAGCCGTCCTCGTCCTGCCCGCGACGCTCGGACTGCCCTACTCCGCGGGCCTGTTGACGCAGGGCGTGATCACGGCGGCCGCGCTGGCGGTCACGGCCTACAGCCGTGACCGACACCTCACCGGTGACGGCCCGGCAGTACCGCCCGTGCCACCGCTTCCGGCCGGCACTCGGCCCTCCCCCGTGTCACTGACCGCCCTCTGCCTGGCGCTCCTCACCTCTCTCCACCTCGTCGCGCTCTCCCTCGCCGACGAAGCCGCCACCCTCGGCGTCCTGGCGGGCATGACGGCCCTGTTCGCGGCGGCCGCCGTCCGGCTGAAGCAGGAGTCACGGGCCGTCACGGCCGCAACCTCCCTCGCGTACGCCGGCGCGCTGGCCTGTGCCACGGGGGCGTTCCTGGGCTGGCAGCCGCACCACGTAGCGCTGCTCGTCCTGGTGGTCCCGGCCGTGGCGGCACTGCTGGCTCCCCGGACCGGGGACACGGCGACGACGGTGTCCGTCGAGGCGGCGGGAGCCGCGGCGGGTCTGGTGGCGATCGGCCTCGCGCTCGCGGAACCGCCCACGCTCGCCCTCGTCCTGGCCCTGTGCGGCGTGATCGCCGCGGGCACCGCGGTGCGCGCGGACCGCAGGCAGGCCGGATACGCGGCAGCGGCCCTGTTCGTGCTGGCCACCTGGGTGCGGCTGGTGTCCTGGGAGGTCGGCTCCCCGGAGGCGTACACGCTGCCGGTGACCGTGCCCGCGCTGGTCGTCGGGTTCGTCCGCAGGCGCCGTGACGCGGAGGCCTCGTCCTGGACGGCGTACGGGCCCGGCCTGTCGGTGACGCTGGTGCCGAGCCTGATCGCGGTATGGGGCGACTCCGGCTGGCCGCGCCCGCTGCTGCTCGGCGCGGCGGCGCTGCTGGTCACCCTCGCCGGTGCCCGGCAGCGCCTCCAGGCACTGCTCGTCCTCGGTGGCGGCACGCTCGCCCTGGTCGCCCTCCACGAGCTGGCCCCGTACATCGCCCAGGCCATGGGCGCGATTCCGCGCTGGGTACCTCCCGCGCTGGCGGGTCTTCTGCTGCTGGCGCTGGGCGCGACGTACGAGCAACGGCTCCGGGACGCCCGCCGGGTGCGGGAGGTACTGGGAAGGATGCGCTGA
- a CDS encoding SRPBCC family protein, which produces MDWTHYRFRSLWNLAAPLTDVYDALADAERYPRWWPQVREVTPLDELSGVVRIRSALPYDLVFTAREMRRDRAAGVLEIAMTGDVDGWARWTLATDGPGTRARYDQEVRVTKPLLRRLAVPGRAVFRANHALMMRAGRRGLAAYLHGGRPGPS; this is translated from the coding sequence ATGGACTGGACGCACTACCGCTTCCGCAGCCTGTGGAACCTCGCCGCCCCGCTCACCGACGTCTACGACGCGCTGGCCGACGCCGAACGCTATCCGCGATGGTGGCCGCAGGTCCGCGAGGTCACGCCCCTGGACGAGCTCAGCGGTGTCGTCCGCATCCGCTCGGCACTGCCGTACGACCTGGTGTTCACCGCCCGGGAAATGCGCCGGGACCGGGCGGCCGGGGTCCTGGAGATCGCGATGACGGGCGACGTGGACGGCTGGGCGCGTTGGACCCTCGCCACCGACGGGCCGGGCACCCGCGCCCGCTACGACCAGGAGGTCCGGGTGACCAAGCCGCTGCTGCGGCGGCTCGCCGTGCCGGGACGGGCCGTCTTCCGTGCCAACCACGCGCTGATGATGAGGGCGGGCCGGCGAGGGCTGGCCGCATACCTTCACGGCGGCCGCCCCGGACCATCGTGA
- a CDS encoding 3'-5' exonuclease, producing MTCWYEGPLTAFDTETTGVDVETDRIVSAAVVVQDAPGSRPRVRRWLVNPGVPVPEGATAIHGLTDEHLRRSGRWPSPVMDEIVRELAEQSAAGRPLVVMNAPFDLTLLDRELRRHRASSLDHWFETVPLRVLDPRVLDKHLDRYRKGRRTLTDLCAHYGVELQGAHDAAADALASLEVVRAVGRRFAIRLERLSPAELHTLQAVWHAAQARGLQAWFARSGTEESVDPAWPLRPDLPAAA from the coding sequence ATGACGTGCTGGTACGAGGGCCCTCTGACCGCGTTCGACACCGAGACGACGGGTGTCGATGTGGAAACCGACCGGATCGTGTCGGCCGCCGTCGTCGTCCAGGACGCTCCCGGCAGCCGCCCGCGTGTGCGCCGCTGGCTGGTGAATCCGGGAGTTCCGGTGCCCGAGGGCGCCACGGCGATACACGGGCTGACGGATGAGCACCTGCGACGCAGCGGCCGCTGGCCGTCGCCGGTGATGGACGAGATAGTCAGGGAACTGGCCGAGCAGAGCGCGGCGGGACGTCCGCTCGTGGTGATGAACGCGCCCTTCGATCTGACGCTCCTGGACCGGGAGTTGCGCAGGCACCGGGCGTCCTCGCTGGACCACTGGTTCGAGACCGTGCCGTTGCGCGTCCTCGATCCGCGGGTCCTCGACAAGCACCTGGACCGCTACCGCAAGGGCCGTCGCACGCTGACGGACCTGTGCGCGCACTACGGCGTGGAGCTGCAGGGAGCCCATGACGCGGCGGCGGACGCGTTGGCCTCCCTGGAGGTCGTACGGGCGGTCGGGCGCCGTTTCGCGATCCGTCTGGAGCGGCTGTCGCCGGCCGAACTGCACACGCTGCAGGCCGTCTGGCACGCCGCGCAGGCCCGCGGCCTCCAGGCGTGGTTCGCCCGCAGCGGTACGGAGGAGTCGGTCGATCCGGCCTGGCCCCTGCGGCCCGATCTCCCGGCAGCGGCCTGA
- a CDS encoding DUF4365 domain-containing protein, with amino-acid sequence MALAQPEQGGLLPRRTAPHRGSLATTACMETLQVGYLHAVAAAAGCSLSQPFPDNGIDWHVSHSAPGHTVDDEVTIKVQLKCTYQIPPNPPGSAFSFTLDNAHLEKLARTPVSVHKILVVMLVPRSQDDWLRAGHDRLDLRHCCYWINLAGHRITGRRRTTVRIPTSRVFDDRALCEIMTRVGTGGRP; translated from the coding sequence ATGGCGCTCGCGCAGCCCGAGCAGGGCGGGCTGCTGCCCCGGCGGACGGCACCCCATCGCGGCTCACTGGCCACCACGGCATGCATGGAGACACTGCAGGTCGGCTATCTGCACGCCGTGGCGGCCGCGGCGGGCTGCTCCCTGTCCCAGCCCTTTCCGGACAACGGCATCGACTGGCACGTCAGCCACAGCGCCCCCGGGCACACGGTCGACGACGAAGTCACCATCAAGGTGCAGCTCAAGTGCACGTACCAGATCCCGCCGAACCCTCCGGGTTCCGCCTTCTCCTTCACGCTCGACAACGCCCACCTGGAGAAGCTGGCCCGGACCCCGGTCTCGGTGCACAAAATCCTGGTCGTGATGCTCGTGCCCAGGTCACAGGACGACTGGCTGCGCGCCGGCCACGACCGCCTCGATCTGCGGCACTGCTGCTACTGGATCAACCTCGCCGGACACCGGATCACCGGCCGGCGCAGGACCACCGTGCGGATACCGACCTCGCGGGTCTTCGACGACCGGGCGCTCTGCGAGATCATGACGCGGGTCGGTACGGGAGGCAGACCGTGA
- the thrS gene encoding threonine--tRNA ligase: MSDVRVIIQRDSEREERVVTTGTTAAELFAGERTIVAARVGGELKDLAYEVRDGETVESVEISSEDGLNILRHSTAHVMAQAVQELFPEAKLGIGPPVKDGFYYDFDVERPFTPEDLKAVEKKMQEIQKRGQRFSRRVVTDEAAREELAGEPYKLELIGIKGSASTDDGADVEVGGGELTIYDNLDAKTGDLCWKDLCRGPHLPTTRNIPAFKLMRNAAAYWRGSEKNPMLQRIYGTAWPTKDELKAHLEFLAEAEKRDHRKLGSELDLFSIPEQIGSGLAVFHPKGGIIRRVMEDYSRRRHEEEGYEFVYTPHATKGKLFETSGHLDWYADGMYPPMQLDEGVDYYLKPMNCPMHNLIFDARGRSYRELPLRLFEFGTVYRYEKSGVVHGLTRARGFTQDDAHIYCTREQMSEELDKTLTFVLGLLRDYGLTDFYLELSTKDPEKFVGSDEVWEEATETLREVAEKQGLPLVPDPGGAAFYGPKISVQTKDAIGRTWQMSTIQLDFNLPERFELEYTSPDGSKQRPVMIHRALFGSIERFFAVLLEHYAGAFPAWLAPVQAVGIPIGDAHIDYLHKFAAEAKKQGLRVEVDSSSDRMQKKIRNAQKQKVPFMVIAGDEDMANGAVSFRYRDGSQENGIPLDEAIAKIAKVVEERVQV, encoded by the coding sequence GTGTCAGACGTCCGTGTGATCATCCAACGCGATTCCGAGCGGGAAGAGCGCGTGGTGACGACGGGCACTACGGCGGCCGAGCTCTTCGCCGGTGAGCGCACCATCGTCGCGGCCCGCGTCGGCGGCGAGCTCAAGGACCTCGCGTACGAGGTGCGGGACGGCGAGACCGTCGAGAGCGTGGAGATCTCCTCCGAGGACGGTCTCAACATTCTGCGGCACTCCACCGCGCACGTCATGGCGCAGGCCGTGCAGGAGCTGTTCCCCGAGGCCAAGCTGGGCATCGGCCCGCCGGTCAAGGACGGCTTCTACTACGACTTCGACGTCGAGAGGCCGTTCACTCCCGAGGACCTCAAGGCCGTCGAGAAGAAGATGCAGGAGATCCAGAAGCGCGGCCAGCGCTTCTCGCGCCGCGTCGTCACGGACGAGGCCGCGCGCGAGGAGCTCGCCGGCGAGCCCTACAAGCTGGAGCTCATCGGCATCAAGGGCTCGGCCTCCACCGACGACGGCGCGGACGTCGAGGTGGGCGGCGGCGAGCTGACCATCTACGACAACCTCGACGCGAAGACAGGCGACCTGTGCTGGAAGGACCTCTGCCGCGGTCCCCACCTGCCCACCACCCGGAACATCCCGGCGTTCAAGCTCATGCGCAACGCCGCCGCGTACTGGCGGGGCAGCGAGAAGAACCCGATGCTCCAGCGCATCTACGGCACCGCCTGGCCGACCAAGGACGAGCTGAAGGCGCACCTGGAGTTCCTCGCCGAGGCCGAGAAGCGCGACCACCGCAAGCTGGGCTCCGAGCTCGACCTGTTCTCGATCCCCGAGCAGATCGGCTCCGGCCTCGCCGTCTTCCACCCCAAGGGCGGCATCATCCGCCGGGTCATGGAGGACTACTCGCGCCGCCGCCACGAGGAGGAGGGCTACGAGTTCGTCTACACCCCGCACGCGACGAAGGGGAAGCTCTTCGAGACCTCGGGCCACCTGGACTGGTACGCCGACGGCATGTACCCGCCCATGCAGCTCGACGAGGGCGTGGACTACTACCTCAAGCCCATGAACTGCCCGATGCACAACCTGATCTTCGACGCGCGCGGCCGCTCCTACCGTGAACTGCCGCTGCGCCTCTTCGAGTTCGGGACCGTGTACCGGTACGAGAAGTCCGGCGTGGTGCACGGCCTGACCCGCGCGCGCGGCTTCACCCAGGACGACGCGCACATCTACTGCACCCGCGAGCAGATGTCGGAGGAGCTCGACAAGACGCTCACCTTCGTCCTCGGCCTGTTGCGCGACTACGGCCTCACCGACTTCTACCTGGAGCTGTCCACCAAGGACCCGGAGAAGTTCGTGGGCTCCGACGAGGTCTGGGAGGAGGCGACCGAGACCCTGCGCGAGGTCGCCGAGAAGCAGGGCCTCCCTCTCGTGCCCGACCCGGGAGGCGCCGCCTTCTACGGCCCGAAGATCTCCGTCCAGACCAAGGACGCGATCGGCCGCACCTGGCAGATGTCGACCATCCAGCTCGACTTCAACCTGCCGGAGCGCTTCGAGCTGGAGTACACCTCGCCTGACGGCTCCAAGCAGCGCCCGGTCATGATCCACCGTGCGTTGTTCGGATCCATCGAGCGGTTCTTCGCGGTGCTGCTGGAGCACTACGCGGGCGCGTTCCCGGCGTGGCTGGCGCCCGTCCAGGCGGTCGGCATCCCGATCGGTGACGCGCACATCGACTACCTGCACAAGTTCGCCGCCGAGGCGAAGAAGCAGGGGCTGCGGGTCGAGGTCGACTCGTCCTCCGACCGTATGCAGAAGAAGATCCGCAACGCGCAGAAGCAGAAGGTGCCCTTCATGGTCATCGCGGGCGACGAGGACATGGCCAACGGCGCCGTCTCCTTCCGCTACCGCGACGGCTCCCAGGAGAACGGCATCCCGCTCGACGAGGCCATCGCGAAGATCGCGAAGGTCGTCGAGGAGCGGGTGCAGGTCTGA
- a CDS encoding potassium channel family protein — MDDDSRTARWEYRTETPLAAASALFLTSYAIRVLGHGLPEPWRNVCLAVTLVAWAVFGVDYAVRWRLSGQGPRFVRTHWLDTVVLALPLLRPLRVVRVYESVQRRRGRPRLALHARVITYAGLSVSLLGFAGALAVYQQEHAAADATIRTFGDAVWWTCATLATVGYGDVAPVTAAGRVIAVGLMACGLALLGAVTGSFSSWLLQVFSSEEDERPPGS, encoded by the coding sequence ATGGACGACGACAGCCGCACGGCCCGCTGGGAGTACCGCACCGAGACGCCGCTCGCCGCCGCCTCGGCGCTCTTCCTCACCTCGTACGCGATCCGGGTCCTCGGTCACGGTCTGCCCGAGCCGTGGCGGAACGTCTGTCTCGCGGTGACCCTGGTGGCCTGGGCGGTGTTCGGCGTCGACTACGCCGTGCGCTGGCGGCTGAGCGGCCAGGGCCCCCGCTTCGTACGGACGCACTGGCTGGACACGGTCGTCCTGGCCCTGCCCCTGCTGCGTCCCCTGCGCGTCGTCAGGGTCTACGAGTCCGTCCAGCGCCGACGGGGCCGGCCGCGGCTCGCCCTGCACGCGCGTGTGATCACGTACGCCGGCCTGTCGGTGTCCCTGCTCGGCTTCGCGGGCGCGCTCGCCGTGTACCAGCAGGAGCACGCGGCGGCGGACGCGACGATCCGTACCTTCGGCGACGCGGTGTGGTGGACCTGCGCGACGCTCGCGACGGTGGGGTACGGCGACGTGGCTCCCGTGACGGCGGCGGGGCGGGTGATCGCGGTGGGGCTGATGGCCTGCGGGCTCGCCCTGCTCGGCGCCGTGACGGGGTCGTTCTCGTCCTGGCTGCTCCAGGTCTTCTCCAGTGAGGAGGACGAGAGGCCCCCGGGGAGCTGA
- a CDS encoding HIT family protein gives MLHLMTSEPEQQIGVGTQDAFQRLWTPHRMAYIQGENKPTGPGAEDGCPFCSIPAKSDEDGLVIKRGEQVYAVLNLYPYNGGHLMVVPYRHVADYTDLTVPETAELGELTKQAMTALRTASGAHGFNIGMNQGSVAGAGIAAHLHQHLVPRWGGDTNFMPVVGHTRVLPQLLADTRKMLAEAWPSA, from the coding sequence ATGCTGCACCTCATGACGAGTGAGCCGGAGCAGCAGATCGGAGTCGGCACCCAGGACGCGTTCCAGCGCCTGTGGACGCCCCACCGGATGGCCTACATCCAGGGCGAGAACAAGCCGACCGGCCCCGGGGCCGAGGACGGCTGCCCCTTCTGCTCGATCCCGGCGAAATCCGACGAGGACGGGCTTGTCATCAAGCGCGGTGAGCAGGTCTACGCGGTGCTCAACCTCTACCCGTACAACGGCGGGCACCTGATGGTCGTGCCCTACCGGCACGTCGCGGACTACACCGACCTGACCGTCCCGGAGACCGCCGAGCTCGGTGAGCTGACCAAGCAGGCGATGACCGCGCTGCGGACCGCCTCCGGCGCGCACGGCTTCAACATCGGCATGAACCAGGGCTCGGTCGCCGGGGCCGGCATCGCCGCGCACCTGCACCAGCACCTCGTGCCCCGCTGGGGCGGCGACACGAACTTCATGCCGGTGGTCGGGCACACGCGGGTGCTGCCCCAACTCCTCGCGGACACGCGGAAGATGCTCGCGGAGGCCTGGCCCTCGGCCTGA
- a CDS encoding elongation factor G-like protein EF-G2, with translation MGDKANAHPGAAGRATAADHPASVRNVVLVGHSGSGKTTLVEALALTAGAVNRAGRVEDGGTVSDYDEIEHRQQRSVQLSLVPLDWDGYKINVLDTPGYADFVGELRAGLRAADAALFVVSASDGVDGSTRMVWEECAAVGMPRAIVVTHLESARADFDEMTRICAQAFGADDPDAVLPLYLPLHGPPGPDGHAPVTGLIGLLSQRLFDYSSGERKESEPGPEELPLIETARNRLIEGIISESEDETLMDRYLGGEEIDFGTLVQDLERAVARGVFHPVLAAAPAAPGARQGLGTVELLELVTGGFPTPLEREAPVVTTPDGRARQVNACDPHGPLVAEVVKTASDPYVGRVSMVRVFSGTLRPDETVHVSGHGLADRGHEDHDVDERIGALSAPFGKQQRSLTHAIAGDLACVAKLSRAETGDTLSAKDDPLLMKPWEMPDPLLPLAIQAHSKADEDKLSQGLSRLVAEDPTMRLEQNQSTHQVVLWCLGEAHADVALERLRSRYGVQVDVVPHKVSLRETFAARSAGRGRHVKQSGGHGQYAICEIEVEPLPGGSGIEFVDKVIGGAVPRQFIPSVEKGVRAQAARGVAAGYPLIDVRITLRDGKAHSVDSSDAAFQTAGALALREAAADAKIHLLEPVAEVTVLVGDEYVGAVMSDLSGRRGRVVGTEQSAGSRTLVRAEVPEIEIGRYAVDLRSLSHGTARFDRAYARHEPMPPQLTDRIREQAQGNP, from the coding sequence ATGGGCGACAAGGCGAACGCACATCCCGGAGCCGCCGGCAGGGCTACGGCGGCCGACCACCCCGCGTCCGTACGGAATGTGGTGCTGGTCGGCCACAGCGGATCGGGCAAGACGACTTTGGTGGAGGCTCTCGCGCTGACGGCGGGAGCGGTGAACAGGGCGGGCCGCGTGGAGGACGGCGGCACCGTGTCCGACTACGACGAGATCGAGCACCGGCAGCAGCGTTCGGTGCAGCTCTCCCTGGTACCTCTCGACTGGGACGGGTACAAGATCAATGTCCTGGACACTCCCGGATACGCCGATTTCGTCGGCGAGTTGAGGGCCGGTCTGCGAGCGGCGGACGCGGCCCTCTTCGTCGTCTCGGCCTCGGACGGGGTGGACGGCTCGACACGCATGGTGTGGGAGGAGTGCGCGGCGGTCGGCATGCCGCGGGCCATCGTGGTGACGCACCTGGAGTCGGCCCGGGCCGACTTCGACGAGATGACACGGATCTGCGCGCAGGCCTTCGGCGCCGACGACCCCGATGCCGTACTGCCGCTGTACCTGCCGCTGCACGGCCCCCCGGGGCCGGACGGGCACGCGCCGGTCACAGGGCTGATCGGGCTGCTCTCGCAGCGGCTGTTCGACTACTCCTCCGGTGAGCGCAAGGAGTCCGAGCCGGGCCCCGAGGAGTTGCCGCTCATCGAGACGGCCCGCAACCGGCTGATCGAGGGGATCATCTCGGAGAGCGAGGACGAGACCCTCATGGACCGCTATCTCGGCGGCGAGGAGATCGATTTCGGGACACTCGTGCAGGACCTGGAACGGGCCGTGGCACGCGGTGTCTTCCACCCGGTGCTCGCCGCCGCGCCCGCGGCTCCGGGCGCCCGCCAGGGGCTGGGCACGGTGGAGCTCCTCGAGCTGGTCACGGGCGGATTCCCCACCCCGCTGGAGCGCGAGGCCCCGGTGGTCACCACCCCGGACGGCCGGGCGCGCCAGGTCAACGCCTGCGACCCGCACGGGCCGCTGGTCGCCGAGGTGGTGAAGACCGCCTCCGACCCGTATGTCGGCCGGGTCTCGATGGTCCGGGTGTTCTCCGGGACGCTGCGCCCCGACGAGACGGTGCACGTCTCCGGGCACGGGCTCGCCGACCGCGGTCACGAGGACCATGATGTCGACGAGCGCATCGGTGCCCTGTCGGCCCCGTTCGGCAAGCAGCAGCGCAGCCTCACGCACGCCATCGCGGGCGACCTGGCCTGCGTGGCCAAGCTGAGCCGCGCCGAGACCGGTGACACGCTCTCGGCCAAGGACGATCCGCTCCTCATGAAACCGTGGGAGATGCCCGACCCGCTCCTGCCCCTCGCCATCCAGGCGCACAGCAAGGCCGACGAGGACAAGCTCTCGCAGGGCCTGAGCCGGCTGGTCGCCGAGGACCCGACCATGCGTCTGGAACAGAACCAGAGCACCCACCAGGTCGTCCTGTGGTGCCTGGGCGAGGCCCACGCGGACGTCGCCCTGGAACGGCTGCGCAGCCGGTACGGCGTCCAGGTCGACGTCGTACCGCACAAGGTGTCCCTGCGGGAGACGTTCGCCGCCAGGTCGGCCGGGCGCGGCCGGCACGTGAAGCAGTCCGGCGGGCACGGGCAGTACGCGATCTGCGAGATCGAGGTGGAGCCACTGCCCGGCGGCTCGGGCATCGAGTTCGTCGACAAGGTGATCGGCGGGGCCGTACCGCGGCAGTTCATCCCGTCCGTCGAGAAGGGGGTGCGCGCCCAGGCCGCCAGGGGTGTGGCCGCCGGCTACCCGCTCATCGACGTGCGGATCACGCTGCGCGACGGCAAGGCGCACTCCGTGGACTCGTCGGACGCCGCGTTCCAGACCGCCGGCGCGCTCGCCCTGCGCGAGGCCGCGGCCGACGCGAAGATCCATCTCCTGGAGCCGGTCGCCGAGGTGACGGTCCTGGTGGGCGACGAGTACGTGGGTGCCGTGATGAGCGATCTGTCGGGCCGGCGCGGACGGGTCGTCGGCACCGAGCAGTCCGCCGGCAGCCGCACCCTCGTACGGGCCGAGGTGCCCGAGATCGAGATCGGGCGGTACGCGGTCGATCTGCGCTCCCTCTCGCACGGCACCGCACGGTTCGACCGCGCCTACGCCCGGCACGAGCCGATGCCACCGCAGTTGACCGACAGGATCCGTGAACAGGCCCAGGGCAATCCCTAG